One Lycium barbarum isolate Lr01 chromosome 5, ASM1917538v2, whole genome shotgun sequence genomic window carries:
- the LOC132640287 gene encoding 9-cis-epoxycarotenoid dioxygenase NCED6, chloroplastic-like: MSFSSSTVQTIKPHNSPSFSCKILINPTKKNTSRTLPIRQFPPLVPPLPSTSPLVEPKIFPLKIEPPKLNPLQKLASSTLDMLEKSVVTKLEKKHKLNPTVDPEIQLEGNFAPVQENPVQHGLEVVGQIPSTLNGVYVRNGANPLFEPINGHHLFDGDGMIHAVNLDSSNNKASYSCRFTRTSRLVQEAAIGRPVFPKPIGELHGHLGLARLALFFARASFGLVDATKGIGVANAGLVYFNGKLLAMSEDDLPYRVRVTADGDLETDGRYNFDGQIDDPLIAHPKVDPVRGELYTLSYNILKKPFLKFFKFDTCGNKSRDISISLQDPSMIHDFAITENNVIIPDYQVVFKLSEMLRGGSPVIHDPNRISRFGVLSKDDHDESRIRWIDVPNCFCMHLWNAWEEKNEDYDETIVIIGSCMSPPESIFSGSDEHLKSELSEIRLNLRTGESTRRVIVSGMNLEAGQVNKNKLGRKTRYAFMAIAEPWPKCSGLAKVDLVTGNVTKFLYGDERFGGEPYFVPSKKEGEEDEGYIMSHVRDDRKEESELVILTAANMKQVASVKIPTRVPYGFHGTFVSSQDLCNQSSSC; this comes from the coding sequence ATGTCTTTCTCATCTTCCACCGTGCAAACCATCAAACCCCACAattctccttctttttcttgcAAAATTCTCATCAATCCTACTAAGAAAAACACTAGTAGAACTCTTCCTATTAGACAATTTCCACCACTTGTACCACCCTTACCATCAACTTCACCTTTGGTTGAACCAAAAATCTTTCCATTAAAAATTGAGCCACCAAAATTGAACCCTTTACAAAAACTTGCTTCTTCCACCTTGGACATGTTAGAAAAATCAGTTGTAACAAAGTTGGAAAAAAAACACAAGCTGAACCCGACAGTCGACCCGGAAATTCAACTAGAAGGGAATTTTGCACCGGTTCAAGAAAACCCGGTTCAGCACGGTCTAGAAGTCGTTGGTCAAATTCCATCTACTTTAAACGGTGTCTACGTTAGAAATGGTGCTAATCCATTATTTGAACCAATTAATGGCCATCATTTATTTGATGGTGATGGTATGATTCATGCTGTTAACTTGGATTCAAGTAATAATAAAGCTAGTTATTCTTGCCGGTTCACTCGAACCAGCCGGTTGGTTCAAGAAGCTGCAATTGGCCGACCGGTTTTTCCTAAACCGATCGGCGAATTGCATGGCCATTTAGGCTTAGCTAGGCTCGCGCTTTTTTTTGCGCGAGCCAGTTTTGGTTTGGTTGATGCAACCAAAGGAATCGGTGTAGCTAACGCCGGTTTGGTTTATTTTAACGGCAAACTTTTAGCTATGTCTGAAGATGATCTTCCTTATAGAGTTCGAGTTACAGCTGATGGTGATCTAGAAACTGATGGACGTTATAATTTTGACGGACAGATCGATGATCCATTAATAGCACATCCTAAAGTGGACCCCGTTAGAGGGGAACTATATACCTTGAGTTATAATATATTGAAAAAACCTTTCCTTAAATTCTTCAAGTTTGACACGTGCGGTAATAAGTCACGTGACATTTCTATTTCCCTCCAAGATCCATCCATGATCCATGACTTTGCCATCACGGAAAATAACGTGATAATTCCAGATTATCAGGTTGTATTCAAGTTATCCGAGATGTTACGGGGCGGGTCACCCGTAATCCACGACCCGAATAGGATTTCTAGGTTCGGTGTGTTGTCGAAAGACGACCACGATGAATCAAGAATTCGATGGATTGACGTTCCCAATTGCTTTTGCATGCATTTGTGGAACGCGTGGGAGGAGAAAAATGAGGACTACGATGAAACCATTGTGATTATAGGGTCGTGTATGAGTCCACCGGAGTCTATTTTTTCAGGGAGTGATGAACACTTAAAAAGTGAACTATCTGAGATTCGATTAAACTTGAGAACTGGTGAATCAACTCGACGAGTTATAGTATCAGGGATGAACCTAGAAGCAGGACAAGTCAATAAGAATAAACTTGGTCGAAAAACTAGATATGCCTTCATGGCCATAGCCGAACCGTGGCCAAAATGTAGTGGCCTAGCGAAAGTCGATTTGGTCACGGGAAATGTCACGAAATTTTTATACGGAGATGAAAGATTTGGGGGGGAACCCTATTTCGTGCCAAGCaagaaagaaggagaagaagatgaAGGGTACATTATGAGCCATGTTAGAGATGACAGGAAAGAAGAGTCTGAATTAGTTATACTTACTGCTGCAAATATGAAGCAAGTGGCCTCAGTAAAAATACCTACAAGAGTGCCATATGGGTTTCATGGTACATTCGTTAGTTCACAAGATTTATGTAATCAATCTTCTTCTTGTTAA